DNA sequence from the Drosophila sechellia strain sech25 chromosome 3L, ASM438219v1, whole genome shotgun sequence genome:
ACTACTAGTATAATAGCCTGCATATACGAGAAAGTCCGCCGCGAGTGTATGTTCGCATTAGCAATGGCCTTGAGCCGGGTCAGCGACCGAAACTACTGACGTTAGTGCTGAAAATTGAGCACAATGGGAAATGCACTATCGTTCCTACCGATTGGCCTATATATTTTGTTCAAACCCTTCCGGATTGGGGgctttacaataaaaatggaGATTAATCATGGGGTAAATATTGGTATTGCAGTGCAACGAAACCGAAAAACCTAATTTCGAAGCTAAATAATTGAAACTATTTAGTTTAAATGTATCTTTGTAACTAGTGTAACTAGTAAAGTCTACATATATTTCAGTTATGATTTGAATTAAACTACCAAAAACGTTGGGGAAAAACAGTACGAAAAATTCGTTGCTCTTTATCGGCTAcgtaatttgaaatttgttgtAAATGGTCTTATATAATCAATCTGTATGTTAGTATGGACGATAATAAATACTGTTTTCAAAAACTTGTACTACATTTTAATACCATTTTTCAAAACCACGGTGATTTTATTAGTATATGTGATCCCAGAAGGAATCTGCGACGTTGGCGATCTCAATAAAATAAGTGTTATGCTGTTGAAAACCAgatgaattttaaaaaatatctcATATCATATGTTTTCTAGATAAAATATCGAGATATCCATATAAGCAATGATATCGATGATGTTAGTAGTGCTGGTTTACTAATATTCCGCGCAAACTCCAATATCTTTTATACAATCGTTAGCTTAGAAGCAAGAAGGATACCCCACCACTTGACCATTCACCATTCAATCGGTCACGTGGTTTCTATCATCACCACCACCCTCAATGCAGCGCAACTAGTGTGGAGCTTTTCGGCCGACGAACTATAAAAGCCGAAACAAGCGTTGCAGTAGTTCAGTTGGAAAGATAGATACATCGACGAAGCTTCAAACCAGGTACCAAAATGAGCGATAACGAGCTTTCAGACGCCGTTACCCAAGTCCTTTTGGAGCTGTATCAACGCCATGGCATACCTATGGTCTCGCAACCGATGGTCGGAGTTGGGGAGAATGCCTACGGACAGGTTCTCCGGGTGAGTTGGCCTACGATCGCGGACGCAGCCACCGTGGTGGTCAAAATGGCGCCTAGGAACGAGGCCCGAAGATCCCATATGCACGTCGTGGACTACTATGCTCGCGAGGTCTTCATGTACCAGGAGGTGTTCCCCGTTTTCCGGGCGCTATCTCCAGATCGTAACACTTTCACCGTGGCACCGGCCCTACAGGCCAATGACTTGAAAGCTCCCGATGAGTTCTTGATATTCGAGGACCTGTCCGAGAGTGGATTTCGGCCCAATTCGCGCAGTATCATGCCTACCTACGACATCGTGGTCTGCTCCCTGAAAGCTTTGGCGGAGCTACATGCATGCTCCTTCATCCTGCAGCAGACCGATCCCTTGCAGTTCAAGCAGTTGGTGGAGTTCGTGGAGAAGGACAACCTATTTACACCCGACATTGAGGAGGTCACAATTGAGTTTGGAAAGGCGCAGTTGCGCAGGGCGAGAAACATTCTGAATGAATCCGATGGCGACCAAGTGGCCGCGGTCCAGGAAGTCCTGCAACTGTGTGAAAAGCAGCTGAAATCCTTGGCTCTTTACTGTGTGGATGGAAAGGCGCAGGCGCCACATGCTGTTATCTGTCACGGTGACTTCTGGAATAACAATATTCTCTATAGGCATGAGGTAACGAATCCTTCTTGTTCGAAGTAGTTCTCTGAATAAGCTACTATTGCTATTCCCCAGCCCAATTCTGATCAACCTGTGGAGGCCAAGCTGATCGACTTTCAAATGTCTCGCTATGCTCCGCCGGTACTGGATATAGTCCATTACCTGTTTGCCTGCACGGAGAAACGATTGCGGGACGAGCACTTCCCCGCCTTCATGGATGCTTACTACAACACGCTGGACCAGAAATTGAAGTCCTGCAATCTTTCCCTCGAGGACATATATCCGCGCAGCGTCTTCAATCGACAATTGCAACTGTACGGTGTTTACGGCTCGATAATGGGTGCATTTTCTCTACCCTTTTTCATTTCCAATGCCAACGAAGTAATTGATATCGACACGGTTTCCGAGGCCATCCAGAGTATTTCGACATCCTCTGATGAACCCAAGTACAAGGAGCTGATTGAAGAATACGAAATTCTTAACGCCCGGACTTTACCGATTTTCAAGCGGCGAATCACTGGTATCGTCGAGGATCTTATAAAGTACAACATGACGGAGCCGCTATTCAAACTGGAATCCGAGCCAATTGCTAAAGTATTATAGATAATAACATTAATAGAAAACTTCCCATAGAAGTTAAGGGTGTAAATATGTTGAGTGTAAGCGAGGCACAACTAAAGCTTCTGCCAGTATACATATGGGATTCTTTCATATTTATTCAGGGAACTCTAAGATTCTACAAATTCAcaacttaaattaaaatccgCATAACAAATAAAGTTACCTAAATGTCTGCAACTGGATTGTGGAACTAAGAACTAAGGTTTAAACTAAGTATGTACAATTAGTATGTATAGTGATGATAATGGTTTCCTTACCACGTTCGGTAGAAAAACACAATTTGATTGTTTGCGGGTGTCTAAGGTAAATGATCTTCTTAAGAAATACTACCAAATAAGTCATAATTTGAATGCTTAACCAATTTCAGCGCAACAGAAATATTGTTCTTTCGATTTGATGAGGTTAGTAATACTCT
Encoded proteins:
- the LOC6616258 gene encoding uncharacterized protein LOC6616258; this translates as MSDNELSDAVTQVLLELYQRHGIPMVSQPMVGVGENAYGQVLRVSWPTIADAATVVVKMAPRNEARRSHMHVVDYYAREVFMYQEVFPVFRALSPDRNTFTVAPALQANDLKAPDEFLIFEDLSESGFRPNSRSIMPTYDIVVCSLKALAELHACSFILQQTDPLQFKQLVEFVEKDNLFTPDIEEVTIEFGKAQLRRARNILNESDGDQVAAVQEVLQLCEKQLKSLALYCVDGKAQAPHAVICHGDFWNNNILYRHEPNSDQPVEAKLIDFQMSRYAPPVLDIVHYLFACTEKRLRDEHFPAFMDAYYNTLDQKLKSCNLSLEDIYPRSVFNRQLQLYGVYGSIMGAFSLPFFISNANEVIDIDTVSEAIQSISTSSDEPKYKELIEEYEILNARTLPIFKRRITGIVEDLIKYNMTEPLFKLESEPIAKVL